From a region of the Coffea arabica cultivar ET-39 chromosome 3e, Coffea Arabica ET-39 HiFi, whole genome shotgun sequence genome:
- the LOC113736545 gene encoding UDP-glycosyltransferase 75C1-like: protein MKKPQHFLITALPVQGHINPTLQLAKSLARNGAQVTFATTVHGFSCINKALPRYNGLSYATFSDGCDDEESGKRRDRGRFFSDLKHFGTQTVRELIKTLSDEGRPVTCLIYTILLPWVAEVAFEMQIPSVFFVIQCAAAFAIYLRYFNSQDGVYDGVREIDPSISIQLPNLPLFLSTDLPTIIMPSNPYFAFTVPVFHEHIKILEQDTKACVLVNTFNDLEQASLRAITNMKVIPIGPLIPSAFSDGTDLTDKSVGGDLFDSPKQDYIRWLDLKPERSVVYVSFGSLATLNKEQKIEIFHGLEEAGWDYLMVIRKSDNEDQEVKEMMENGLSGKGIIVPWCSQMQVLCHKSIGCFLTHCGWNSTLESLTAGIPMIGCPQFSDQTTNAKLIEEVWGNGVRAKANEASLVEREEIKRCLGIVMGCGEKGEKIRRNAAKWRGLAVDAVKEEGSSHNNLKLFLESLG, encoded by the coding sequence ATGAAGAAGCCTCAGCACTTTCTCATAACTGCCCTTCCAGTCCAGGGTCACATCAACCCAACTCTTCAGCTAGCTAAGAGCCTTGCGCGAAATGGTGCACAAGTCACCTTTGCCACCACCGTTCATGGCTTTAGCTGCATCAACAAGGCCCTTCCAAGATACAATGGTCTTTCCTATGCCACCTTCTCTGATGGTTGCGATGACGAGGAGTCCGGTAAAAGGCGCGATCGCGGGAGGTTTTTTTCTGACTTGAAACACTTCGGCACCCAAACCGTCAGGGAGTTGATCAAGACTTTGTCTGACGAAGGCCGACCTGTTACCTGCTTAATCTACACAATCTTATTGCCCTGGGTGGCAGAAGTGGCCTTTGAGATGCAAATACCGTCGGTTTTTTTCGTGATTCAGTGTGCTGCAGCATTTGCAATCTACCTCAGATACTTCAACAGCCAGGATGGTGTTTATGATGGTGTTCGTGAAATTGATCCCTCAATTTCAATACAATTGCCTAATCTTCCATTGTTTTTGAGTACCGACTTGCCCACTATAATCATGCCTTCTAATCCGTACTTCGCTTTTACTGTGCCTGTTTTCCATGAACATATAAAAATCTTGGAGCAAGACACTAAAGCTTGTGTACTTGTCAATACTTTTAATGACTTAGAACAGGCATCACTCAGAGCAATAACTAATATGAAGGTGATTCCCATTGGACCTTTGATTCCTTCTGCTTTTTCTGATGGCACTGATCTAACAGACAAGTCTGTTGGTGGTGACTTATTTGACAGCCCGAAACAGGACTATATTCGATGGTTGGATTTGAAGCCAGAGCGCTCTGTTGTTTATGTATCGTTCGGAAGCCTTGCGACGTTAAACAAAGAGCAAAAGATTGAGATTTTCCATGGATTAGAAGAAGCTGGTTGGGATTATTTGATGGTCATCCGAAAATCGGATAATGAAGACCAAGAAGTAAAGGAAATGATGGAAAATGGGCTGAGTGGAAAGGGGATAATAGTGCCATGGTGTTCACAAATGCAAGTACTCTGTCACAAGTCTATAGGGTGTTTTCTCACGCACTGTGGGTGGAATTCAACATTGGAGAGCCTTACTGCTGGTATACCAATGATTGGATGCCCACAATTTTCTGATCAGACAACAAACGCAAAACTAATTGAGGAAGTTTGGGGCAATGGGGTAAGAGCAAAGGCTAATGAAGCATCGCTGGTGGAGAGAGAGGAGATCAAGAGGTGCTTGGGTATTGTGATGGGATGTGGAGAAAAGGGGGagaaaataagaagaaatgCTGCTAAATGGAGAGGCTTGGCTGTGGATGCTGTGAAGGAAGAAGGATCTTCACACAACAATCTCAAACTTTTCTTGGAGAGTTTGGGATAG
- the LOC113737856 gene encoding uncharacterized protein, with translation MGGATQQQLHLLRILLSCRKITAQVTKPITESIIAIASTTEPEFLPQLKAKQNRFPRSHNFMDAKIAARIGEKLGLRLKELGVLNVEIDFNEELLRPVHQQKLVRPIFQNVKRAGINISGAEKLPFGG, from the coding sequence ATGGGCGGCGCCACCCAGCAGCAGCTCCACCTCCTCCGCATACTCCTCTCCTGCCGGAAAATCACAGCCCAGGTGACGAAACCCATAACAGAATCCATCATAGCCATCGCTTCCACCACCGAGCCAGAGTTCTTACCTCAATTAAAGGCCAAGCAAAATCGTTTCCCGAGATCCCACAATTTCATGGACGCCAAAATCGCGGCCAGAATCGGCGAGAAACTCGGCCTCCGGCTTAAAGAACTCGGGGTTTTGAACGTCGAGATTGATTTCAACGAGGAGCTTCTTAGACCCGTTCATCAACAAAAGTTGGTGCGACCCATTTTTCAGAATGTTAAACGAGCTGGGATTAATATTTCCGGTGCTGAGAAGTTGCCGTTCGGAGGATGA